In the Armatimonadota bacterium genome, TTTTTAGGCCTATGAAGAGGCTTGTTGAGTTCTTCAAATCCAGGGGCACTCGTTATGTCATATTGGATAGTGATGGAAACTTCGAGCCGCTGATTCCTTTGCTTATGGATGCGGGAATCGATATGATTTGGCCACTCGAACGTGCTGCGGGCATGAATCCAGTTTACTTGAGGGCGAAATATGGCCCGTCACTTCGTTTATCAGGTGGGGTGGACAAGCGAGTGCTTCCAAAGGGAAAGGCTGCAATTGAAGAACATCTTCGTGAACTCCTCCCACTCATTGAAGAAGGTGGTTACATCCCCACTGTTGATCATACTGTCCCTCCCGATGTTTCTTGGGAGAATTTCTGCGATTATATGAATGCAAAACGGAAATTACTCGAGGGCAAACTTTGAAGGGATATAAGCTTGTAGGATTTGAAACAATATTTGCAAAAGATTTTTCCCCTTAAATGTCAGCGCCCAAAATGATAAAAATATACGTTTGCCCAGTTTTACCTCCCATGCTATAATTCCTCTTGCAGCTCTAGGTTTAGCAGTGAGTATATTAGAGCAATAATGAAGACACTAGACCGCTACATCCTAAAAGAGATGCTAGCTCCATTTATGGTCAGCATATTTGCGTTTATTGTACTGCTGATCGGACGGGTCATCTATGACAACCTTGACTTTATTGTTGGAAAGCGAGTACCATTGGTGTTGGTTTTGCGCTTGGTAGCATTCCAACTGCCGTGGGTTATTGGAATCGTACTGCCTCTTGCTACCCTTTTTGCCACTTCACTTTCCATAAACCGCCTTGGGCGCGACAGTGAGATAACTGCGATTCGTATGACAGGCACGCCGCTCAGGCGAATATTCTTACCTATATTAGCGGTTGGTTTTGCTACCAGCTTGGTTGCGTTTTGGTTCAGCGAAACTGTAACGCCATGGGCAAATAGAGAGGCACAACGAATTGTACGCATGATTTGGGGACTCCAGAATGCGCCTTTAATTCAAGATAATGTCTTCTTCAATTCCGAGAACTATTATTTCTACGTGCAGAAAGTTGAGCGACCAAGTCCAACGCAGGTGATTCTACGCAATGTTATGGTTTATGAGACTCCAGTTGTGGGCGGCTATCCAATGCTAATGACAGCGTCTTGGGCGACAAATAAAGATAATTTGTGGACCCTGCATGATGGTGTGCTTCGCAAAATAGGTCCCGATGGCTTTACAGAATATGAGGCAAAATTCCGAGAGGTATGCTTGAATTTGAAACGGCCGTTTAGCGACTTTTGGGAAAGCCAATATACCCCCGAAGAAATGAGCTTTCGTGATCTTCGAAGGCAAGTCGCATTATTTGCGCAAACTGGTAGGCAAGCAAACGAAATGCAAGTAAACCTGCACTTTAAGCTTTCGATTCCTTTCTCATGCTTGATTTTTGCACTTTGCGCAGCTCCTTTGAGTTTAAAGTTTGCTCGTTCTGGAAGTTATTCTGGTATCCTACTTGGGATTATCATTATGTTTCTTTATCAAAATAACATATGGCTTGGTAAAGCGCTTGGAATAGGTGGAATGGTTCATCCTGTGCTTGCTGGATGGTCACAAAATATAATCTTCGGATTAATTGGCATCTACCTAATTTGGCGGGAAGAGTGAAGCATTTCTTCTTTGGTGATGCTGAAAAATATCCTCATACAAGCGTTTTTCGCATGAAGAGTTTCTCGATTTTAATCAAATTTAAGAAAGCCCCTCATCGAAAGCAGTTTTATTTCCTGTTTTTGTTATTTATTATTTGTGCATCGGTTTCACCAGCGTTTCCCACGGATGAGGACGCAATCTCGTTGTCGGCAGGCATTACTCGTTGGTATCCGGAGAAAAAAGTGGTAGCGTCAGGAGGTGTAGAGGCTTCATACAAAAATTTTAAGATTACCTCAGACGAGGCTGAAGCTGATTTGGAAACCAATATTGCTATATTCAAAGGAAATGTAAAAATCTCGACGGGCGAGTATAACGCTCAGGGCGAACTTCTAACGCTAAATATGAAGACCAAGGATTGGAGAATTGAAAACGCTAGCAGTAAGCTTGAACCAGGTTCACTTCAAGGCAATCTGCAAGGATTCGCATTTATCCATAGCTTGGTTTTAAGCAGTCATAATGACAACATTCTTGTTGGCAATGGATCATTTACCACTTGCGACCTTCAGCAACCTCACTACAGTATTAGCGCACAGGAGTTGGCAATATACCCAGGCAGTAAGATAGTAGCTCGCAAAGTTTCTTTTGTTGGATGGAACAAGCGAATTTTCACATTGAACTCGCTTGTAATTCCAATAAAGGGCTTTGGGGATAGTTTTGTGCCACAAGTGGGCTCTAGTGTCGAAGAGGGCATGTTTCTTAAAGGTGCGTATGCATATACTGCAACAGAAAATGCCCAAGGCTTTCTGAAGTTAGATATTATGTCAAAGCGAGGAATCGGCACGGGCATCGAACATTCGTATCAGACAGCTGATACCACTGGTCTAATTTCTCTTTACTATCTATTCGATAAAGCAGTGGATGCCAACAACCTCTCGGGCCGAATTCAACATCAGCAGAAGCTTGGATCGATTAATTTTAATTTTACCGGTGACTACCGGCAGAACAATTATCTCTACTTCCCCGGTACTACCTCACAGGATTACAATGCAACCTTTAGTCATTCTGAAAATGTGTCGAGCACTTCGCTTTCGATCCGACGAAATTTGAGCAGTGGGTTTGGAAATTACTCGTCGGATACGATTTCATTTCGACATGACCGAAGGTTTTCGAATAAGCTCAGCGGGCAATTTTCAACTGATCTTCGTACGTATAAGTCATCAAGCTTCCAGGGAATTGCTGACCGTGAGATGGAATCGGGCTTTGACCTGCGCTTTGATGACCATAAATTTTCGGCTTCTTTGGTTGCAAGCAAGCGCTTTGATCTTGATGGTGATGAATTCACTGGAGACCAGTTCTACAGCAGTATTGACCGACTGCCTGAAATTTCGGTTGAGACAGACACATATCGTGGCGGTATGAAGTTGCCATTTCCAGCAAGGCTTAGGTTTACCACAGGGAGATATCACGAGGAACCATCGGGCGTTACAAGCGACCGCTTTATGTTTGAGATGGATATACTTGGCAAGTCGTATGACTTCGGAAAGAATGAATTAAATATATCCGCGGGAGTTCGACAGGCTTTCTACGCTAGTGATATGGCGCAGTACGTTTTGAGAACTAATGCTATCCTGACGACTAGGTTCAGCGATTATTTTAAAACTAGATTAGCATACAACTACCAAGATCCTGAAGGGTATAGTCCATTTAGATTTGACTATTCCGGCAACTACAATTACCTCAGGTTAGTTATGG is a window encoding:
- a CDS encoding LptF/LptG family permease → MKTLDRYILKEMLAPFMVSIFAFIVLLIGRVIYDNLDFIVGKRVPLVLVLRLVAFQLPWVIGIVLPLATLFATSLSINRLGRDSEITAIRMTGTPLRRIFLPILAVGFATSLVAFWFSETVTPWANREAQRIVRMIWGLQNAPLIQDNVFFNSENYYFYVQKVERPSPTQVILRNVMVYETPVVGGYPMLMTASWATNKDNLWTLHDGVLRKIGPDGFTEYEAKFREVCLNLKRPFSDFWESQYTPEEMSFRDLRRQVALFAQTGRQANEMQVNLHFKLSIPFSCLIFALCAAPLSLKFARSGSYSGILLGIIIMFLYQNNIWLGKALGIGGMVHPVLAGWSQNIIFGLIGIYLIWREE